The Paenibacillus sp. BIC5C1 DNA segment TTCCGTTTTTTCTCTGCTCTATGTAATTGGAATGTAAATGCTATGTATACTAGATAAAATTCAAAACAAAAAGAGGATGTTTCACGTGAAACATCCTCTTTGCTCTTATCCTAAGTTTTTCATTAAATAAACGAAGATTGATCTTCTTGCCTTTTTAAATATATACGATGTTACACCAAGAACTATACCAAAGGTGTTTTTAGTGGTGTTCCTGGTTTACGTGGATATTTAAATGGCGTCTTATCAAATTTTTGAATCAGAATGATATGACGCGCCGACTCTTCAACGGGTAGCTGGAACGGATGGACTGCTTTCACCCGTCCTTTCAGCTGGTTAAAACTGAATTCAGCTTCCTTCATTTCTTCGCGCGGGTCTCCACCCTTCATTGCAGCGAATAATCCACTTTTACGAACAAAGGGCAGACAGAATTCGTTAAGCACCGCTAGTTTAGCAACTGCACGCGCAGTAACAAGGTCGTAGCTGTCTCGATATCCTTCTTTGCGTCCAAGTTCCTCCGCACGACCATGAATCAATTCTACGTCGGTCAGGCCGAGTGTATCTACAAGATGCTGCAGAAAGCCAATACGTTTATTTAAGGAATCAATGATCGTCAGCTTGATATGCGGAAAACAAATTTTAAGCGGTAGGCCCGGGAACCCAGCCCCTGAACCAATGTCTGCTAGTTTGTTTACCTTCGACATATCTGTATAAAACGCCAGCGATACTGAATCATAGAAATGCTTTGTATATACTTGTTCACGTTCAGTAATCCCGGTTAGATTCATCTTTTCATTCCAAGCTACCAGCTCCTGAAAATATAACTCGAATTGCTCCAACTGGCGTTCATCCAGCTCCAATCCATGTTTCTTCAGGCGCCGTTGTAGCTGCTGTTGAATATCGTCCATTATTGTCCCCTTGCTGCGGTTACACGGTTATAATGCTCCAGGTAAACCAGCAGAATGGAGATATCCGCAGGAGTAACCCCGGCAATACGGGACGCCTGTCCTATCGAGATTGGACGAATGGTAGCGAGCTTCTGCTTTGCTTCCATAGCAAGGCCATGAATTTCGTCATATATAATCGTGTCCGGAATTTTCTTTTTCTCCATTTTTTGCAAACGTTCCACGTGGATCAATTGTTTCTCAATATAACCCGCATATTTAATTTGAATTTCCACTTGCTCTTTCATGTCAGCGGTCAGTTCCACCTCGGAAGGTGAGATCTGCTCAATCCAGTCATACCCGATCTCTGGGCGGCGCATCAATGTCAGAAGTGTGCTTCCATCCTGAATCGGTGTAGAACCGATCTCTTCCAGCTTCGGATTCACTTCGACAGGGCGAACTTTGGCTGCCTTCAGACGATTCACTTCCTGTTCTACTTTTGCCTTTTTGTCCAGGAATTTAGCATAACGTTCATCAGGAATCAGACCAATATCATGACCAATTTCCGTCAAACGCATATCGGCATTATCATGACGAAGCAACAAACGATATTCTGCACGAGAAGTCAGCAGACGATAAGGTTCATTCGTACCTTTGGTTACGAGATCATCGATCAGTACACCAATGTACCCTTGGGAGC contains these protein-coding regions:
- the rsmG gene encoding 16S rRNA (guanine(527)-N(7))-methyltransferase RsmG → MDDIQQQLQRRLKKHGLELDERQLEQFELYFQELVAWNEKMNLTGITEREQVYTKHFYDSVSLAFYTDMSKVNKLADIGSGAGFPGLPLKICFPHIKLTIIDSLNKRIGFLQHLVDTLGLTDVELIHGRAEELGRKEGYRDSYDLVTARAVAKLAVLNEFCLPFVRKSGLFAAMKGGDPREEMKEAEFSFNQLKGRVKAVHPFQLPVEESARHIILIQKFDKTPFKYPRKPGTPLKTPLV